The genomic DNA CATGGACCACGGGGTGACTGTCGGCCCCATCCCCGGTCTTGAGAAGATGCGCGACACCGTCACCAGCCTCGTGGCTGGCGGAGCCAATGCTGGGCTGGTCCACAAGGGCCAGGTCAAGCTCGGCCACCGCATGCAGGGGCGCGATTTCGGGCTCATCGTCCATCTGTCGGCAGGCACGGTCCTGTCGCCGTTTCCCAACGTCAAACGGCTGGTGACCACGGTTGAGGAGGCCATCCGCCTGGGCGCGGACGGCGTCAGCGTCCATGTCAACCTGGGCGACGAGACCGAGGGGCAGATGCTCGCCGATCTCGGCGCGGTGGCCGCCTCGGCTGCCGAGTGGGGCATGCCGCTCTTGGCCATGGTCTACGCGCGTGGTCCCAAGGTGCGCGACGAGTACGCCCCGCAGATGGTGGCCCACTGCGCCAGGGTCGGGGCCGAGCTGGGCGCGGACGTGGTCAAGGTCAACTACACCGGCGATGCCGAGAGCTTTGCCCGCGTGGTCGAGTGCGCCTGCGTGCCTGTGGTCATCGCGGGCGGTCCCAAGCTCGATTCGACCAGGGACTTCCTGAGCATGGTCCGGGTTTCCATCGACGCGGGCGGCTCCGGGCTGTCTGTGGGCCGCAACGTGTTCCAGCACCGCGACCCCACGCGGCTGGTCCAGGTGCTCAACCGGGTGGTTCACGAGGGAATGAGCGTGGACGAGGCGTTGGACGGCTTCGAGGACGTGCAGTAGCTTTTCCTGGGCCGGGCCGCCTCCCTTTCCTGGTCGGTGCAGGGCGTGTCCGGCCTTCTGCCCTTGTCCGGGCCAGACAGCTGGCCCGTGGTCCCTGGCCGGACGCCCATCGGGCCATCCGGCGTTTCTGTCCGCCGCCCGCCGCCCCTTTCCGGCCCTGGCAGCGCATCCGGCTGTGATCGCCTGCCCACGGCGTCCGAGACCGCGAATCCGGCCCGCCTGAAGTCCTCAGCCTTGGGTAGGGCCTTTTCCCCTTCCGGAAGAATCAAGACAGCAATCCGCATCACCCACCTCGCTGCATCCTGCCGCCCCGCGCCTGCCCGGCAATATAGGGTGGCATGATATTATAGACAACATGGGCGCACCCTAGGAGTTGTCTTGGCGAATGTCCAGCAAAAACTGACAAATTTCGTACATAATGGCCTATTTTACTTTGAAAAAAAGGTCAAATAACATTATAAGTTTTGGGCGTCGCAGTGCGCATTGATTCAACGTGACGCCTGTGGCGTGCAAACAAGAAGCAATGCTAGGGCAAGAATTGGTTGTTGCAATGATTATGTGTGACGCTGCAATGCACGATGCATCGAGTAAGACATTGGTTGTGTCTTTGGCGAATGTTTCACCTCCCCGGACACTCAAAGCAGGAAGGGCCGGTTTCGACAGCACCTGTCGAAACCGGCCCTTGTGCAGCGCATTTCAGGCATGGTCCGGGCTGGTCCGGCTTCGCGTCAGGCCTTGTCCGCAGCCTTGAAGACGAACAGGGGCAGTCTGGCCAGGGTTTTCCATCCATCCTCGGTCTTGATGGCGGCGGATATGGTGTGGCGGCCTTCGGCGGCCACCTTGAGGCCGGGCAGCTGGAAGTTCATCTTGTGCAGCATGGTCGCGCCCGGTGTGAGCTCCTGCACGCCGAGGATGGTGCCCTTGCCCTGGGGCGGGGTCAGGCGCAGGGAGACGGTGAAGGGGCGGTTCTCGTTGCCCTCCAGGTCCCACAGGCTGGCGAAAAACACGGGCGGGAGCACGGCGGGGAGCGAGGGGACCACGGCGTGTTCCACGGTGCGGATGAAGGAGGTGCTGCTGGAGTCGCGGTCGATGATCAGATCGGCGCAGACCAGGGCGTAGACGAGTTTTGGCATGGAGTCTCCCTTTCTATTGGTCATGTCTGGCCCCGGACAGGGACAGACGCAGGTCGTCGGGCAGGGTCAGGACCGAGTCCGGGTCTATGTCGGACAGGAGCAGGGCCGCGCCGGTGCGCTGGCTGGGCGTGCCTGTCTCCACGGCGCGGTACAGGGCCGGGGCCGCATCCGGCCCGATTGCCAGCAGGGCGCGGAAGGCGATCTGGGCCAGGGGCGTACCGGGGCGGTCCAGGAGCTGGACCAGCACGGGCGCGGCGCCAGAGCCCATCCGGGCCAGGGGAAAGCCGGTGGGCCGGGCGCCCAGGAGCATGAGGTGGTGCCAGACCAGGGCGGGCGGCGGCCCGATGAGGTCGATGGCCTCGGCCACCACATGGACCACGCGCGGGTCGTCAATGTCCAGGGCGCGGATCAGGGCCGGGACGGCGGGCTGGGCCGCATCCCCCATGTGGCCCAACATCCAGGCCGCCTTGGACCGGGCAAAGGGATCGGCGGCGGTCAGTCCGTCGGCCAGGGCCGGAACGGCCCGCGCGCCCATGAGGCTCAAAGCGTAGGCTGCGGCGTCGCGTGTCCGGGCATCGGGGTCGCTCAACAGGTCCACGAGCCTGGGAGCCAGGGGCGGCCCGGCCACGGCAGCGGAATGGGCACCCATGCTGCGCACGGCCATATCCGGGTCGGCCAGGGCAGCGAGGATGGCATCCCCGGCCAGTTCCGGCGCGGGCAGCAGCCCAAGGCCCAGGGCCGCGCCGCGCCGCTCGGCAGCGGAGCCGGTGCGCACCGTATCGGTCAGCCCGGCCATGGCGGCCAGTCCCATGGCCCTGATCCGGGCTGCGGCCTCGTTGCGCGCGGCAGGGTCCGTGCCGCCCAGGGCCACAGCCAGGGGTCGTATCGGGTCTGATGCCGGGGCCGCGAGGCCGGGCGCGGCCAGGATCAGCAGGCACAGGGCGCAGAGCGAAATATGTCGAATGGCAAACTGCATGATTGTCTCCGAAGCCTGACGGCTATTTCCTGGTCATGTCGCTCCACGCCCAGACCACGTTGCCGCCGATGGCGCGGGTGATGTCGTCGTCGTAGTCGCGCCCCAGCCGGTAGGTGACAGGGGGGAAGTCGCGGCTGTTGTCCGAGTAGAAGATCAGTTCGAGGTCGCCGTCGAGCCGCTTGGTGTTGACCCGCTTGACCATGGTGCCGCCCTCGGGGCCGGGTTCGCAGACGAGCATGATCTTGCCCGCCGGGCTTGGATCGCGGTCGTTGCGGTCCACCAGGACGATGTCGCCGGGGTGCAGGGTGGGGACCATGGACAGCTCGTTCTTGCCGATCTCGACAGCCACCAGGTTGGACCGGAAGCGGATGGACTCCTGGTGCCGCCAGACGAGCACCCAGCCCTCCACCTTGTCTTCGGGAATCAGGCCCGGCCCGGCGGCCACGGGCGAGCTGGCCAGGGGCACGGCCAGATAGTCGTCCGGCTGCGGATCGGGCGCGCCAATGGCCTGGGTCTTTTCCGGCAGGCGGAAGCAGACCTCCCTGGCCGCGTCCGCAGGCTCGTCGCCAAAGACCAGCGACACGCCGATGCGGTCCAGGATGTGGCCCAGCGAATCCGCGTTGAGCCCACGCTCCTGCTTGAGGAATCGGTTGAGCTGCGACGGGTCGATGCCCAGTTCGTCGGCCATGCGCTTGTTGTTCGGGTACCGCTTGCCCCGGCCTATCCGGCTGAGGAGCGCCTCCCGCACGTCTTCGGTGAATCCCATGAGCATCCCCTTTGAATGATGCGAAGTTACGCATACATATACACGAAATTTGATAAATGTCTAAAGCTGTCTGGCAAAAAATGTTGACTTGAATGTTGTCAGTTGTCTACATTGCTTCTGTTCATGCCTGAGGGGAAACCCGCAAACGGAGGACTATGTGACTGACAAATTTGAACTTATACGATTGGAAAGCAACGAGGCCGGAACCTTTGGCGCGCTCTGCCATGGCGGCCAGGTTTTCTGCCTGACCCTGGAACCGCCGGATCGGAACAATGCACCGGACATCTCCTGCATCCCGGCCGGGCGGTACAATTGCCGCCGGGTGCGTTCGCCGCGCTTTGGCCCCACCTTTGAGGTGACTGGCGTGCCAGGGCGCACGCACATCCTCTTTCACCAGGGCAACGTGGCCGCCGACACCAACGGCTGCGTGTTGCTTGGCTCGCGCTACGGCGCACTGGGCCGGGTGCGCGGCGTGCTCGATTCCGGGGCGGCCTTCGGGGCCTTCATGGCCCGGTGCGACGGCCTTGACGGATTCGAACTGACCATCAGCAGAACGCAGGGGGAGGGGTGAGCATGGACTTCATCTGTCTGAAAGGGGCCAAGGACATCTGTCTGGCCGTGGGCGAAAACCCAAAGAACATGCACCTCCTGGTCCGGGTCCATGGCCTGCCTGCCTGGAAGCGGGGTATCAAGGGCACCTGGCGCGCCCTGCCCGAGGATCTGCGGGCGTGGATGCGCGAGCAGCGGGACCGCCATCTGGAGCGGCCCCCCCTGGCCCCTGGGCCGGACTGCGTGGAACACTGAGACTCATGACCGCTGCCGGGCGGCGCGGCTCGGCTTGTGGCCGGATCAGGCCGCAGGCTGGATGGCGTCGCCCGCAGCCATGGGCAGCGGGCCGAACGTGCCGGGCAGGGGCTGCATGACCGGGTGGCGGATGGCCCACGCGCCGCTGACGCCCGCGCCTCGCTCCTGTCCGTCACGCCCGTTGGCGGCTGGCCCGGCTTCCCAGGCCGAGGCGGCGTAGCGCACGCCCTGGTCCGGTTCGCGCAGGGACATCTGCTCGGCCTGGGCCAGGGCGGATTCCATCCGGTCGAGCCGGGCGGCCAGGGGATCGGGCACATGGCCCGGCCTGACGGCGGCGACCATGGCAGGCGGCATGGCCGGGACAGAGCGAGTGGTTGCTTCTGGCCGGGCAGGTCTGTCCGCACGTCTGTCGGCAGGTCTGTCGGCAGGTCTGGCCAGGGGCATAACCATGGGATCGGGTGATGGAGCGTTCGCCGCCAGGACCACGGCTGCATCAGGCAAGGGCATGGCCGTTGTCCGCGACACAGGGGGTGTCAAGGCGGCCTGCACTGCCGGGGCGTCTGTGGAATCAGGCGGTCCGGCCTGTGCCAGCATGATTTCGGTGTCGGGCTGCCCCGGTTCAGCGGCGTCGTCGCCCATGAGCCAGGCGAACTTGTCGCCCAGCACCTCGTCCGGGGTCTTGTCGTTGACCGCGTACTGGTAGGTGTATTCGCCCACGGTATAGGCCGTGCCTGCGTACTGGATCGGGCCGGGCGCGACCAGTCCGAGCACGCCGAACATGGCGTTGACGGCCAGACAGCCGCTCAGGGCTCCGGGCAGGGCCGCGCACAGCAGGGCCAGGGGGGCTGCCCGCAGGACGAATCGGCAGAGTGCGTGTGTCATGCCCAGGCCATGCATTCCCCGTACCGTGGAGAAATTAACATGGAAAATTGACCGATTGCAGCCGCGTCAGGCCGGGGCGGCACACATTGCCCGGCACAAAGGCCGAAAAACGGGTGCCGGAAAACGGGCGCGGGTTATTTGCCGTCCGTGGAGGCCGGGGCGCACAGGGTGTTGATGGAGGTGACCGTCTCCAGAATGATGCCTTCTGGCCGGGCGAGGGTGGGCAATTCCAGCCCCGGCTCCAGGGTGGTGATGACCGCGCCGCCGATGATCTTGCGTCCGGGCTTGTCGCCGGTCATGGTCTTGAGCCCCCAGACCGCGTGAAAGACCACGGGCTCGCCGTCCAGCTGGCCGAGGTAGAGCATGATGTGGCCCGGCTTGCCCACCAGGGTCAGGAATGGCGTGGCCCGGTCCATGATGACCTGTTTTTTGGACTGCCGGTCGAGCCCGGCCAGAGTGACCACCTCGCCCACCTTGGCCTGCGGGCTCGAATTGCGCGGCAGCATGATGCCAAAGGCGGCCATCAGGTCCATGACCGCCTGGGAGCAGTCGCGCCCCTCGTAGAGGCCGCCCCAGCCGTAGGGCCTGCCGAGCATGGCGTTGATCAGCCGGGTAAAGTTGGCGGGCGTGGCCGGAACAGGCGCGTTTTGGGCCACGGATTCGGGCAGGAAGGCCACCTGGGCCACGGCCTCGCCGCGCTGGCCGCGCACCGGGATGACAAAGGCGATGCCGTTGTTGCCAAAGCCGCCTTCAAGCATGGGCAGGATGGCGCCGATGTGGGTGGTGAAGCGGTAGTTGCCGTCGCAGTCGAGCACGGGCACGTCGTCGCGGGTGATTGTCCCGTAGCTGCCGGTGCGGAAGAATTTCTCGAACCCGTCGTCCACCCAGGCGATGTCCGTGGCCCTGACCCAGCCGAAGGTGAACCGGCTCTCGACCAGCACCCAGGCCCGGTCCGCGCTGGTGTGGGTGGCCAGGAGCGGGGTTCCGGCCAGGAGCAGCGAATTCTGCATGATGTCAAAGGGGAAGCCCTCGCCCGCCCGCGACGGGTCGTGGAACGAGGGGGGGGACGTGGGCAGCACGCGCATGTTGGCGTTGGTCACGGCAATGGCCCGGCGGCTCATGGACGGGTACTGGTCCTGGCGGGCGTATTCGCGCATGTTTTCCAGCCATTCCGGGGCGCGGGGCAGGGTGTTCTCGCCGTATATCCGGGCGTTGCCGTAGGCGGCAAAACCCCAGTACGCCTCGTCCGCTGTGATCAACGCCTTGGTTCTGCCCCAGGGGGCGAAGTGGGCGTCGAGAAAGCTGGTGTAGCTCGCGGCCTGTGCTTCCTGCGAGACGAGGAGGGTATCCGGATCAAGCCCATGATAGGCCCCGGCATCCTGGTGCAGGGTGAGCAGATCGGCCACAGGGCCGTCCTTGAGGCGCGGCGAACAGGCACCCAGGGCCAGGAGCAGCGTCAGGAGTATTGTCAGTCCACAGGCCAGGGAGCGCGCCGGAAGGCAGGCGCCGCGCCAGACGGAGCGCACAGGGTGGAGGCAGGAGACACCGGAGAACGGGATTTTGATCATAATTGCAGTCGATCCGGTTTTGGGAGAAAAGTCAACAGCCTGCCTCATCCGCCCTGGCCCTGTGCCGTCATTTCATGAACTTCTTGCCCGCGCTGAATCCCTTGGCCAGGGCCGGGCCGACGCCGTGGTAGGTGCCTGCGCCCGGCGCATAGATCAGGGGCAGCACCTTGGTCAGGTCCGGATGCTTGTCCTCCAGGAGCTTGTCGTGGTCGCACTTCACGTCCTTGATCTCGCCCACCATCATGGTGTGCGCGCCCAGCTCATAGGTGTGGATCAGCGCGCACTCGATCACCAGCGGGAATTCGTCGATATAGGGCGCGTCCACCAGCTCGCTGCGCACCGGGGTCAACCCCGTGGCCGCGAACTTGTCGGTCTTGCGGCCCGAGACGATGCCCAGGTAGTCGGCCTCGGCCACCAGCCACTGCGGGCAGACGCTGACTGTGAACGCCTTGTGGTGCATGATGCCCGCAAAGGTGTGGCGGCCAGGGCGCACGGACACGGTCAGGCAGGGCGGCTGGGAGGAGCAGATGCCGCCCCAGGCCGCGATCATGGCGTTTGGCTTGCCGTCGGTGTCGTAGGAGCCCACGGCCCAGGTCGGGGTGGGTTGGGCCAGGGTGGCGGCTCCAAGGGATTTTTTCATGATGCGTCTCCTTTTTTGTCAAGGATACGCAAGTCGGCATCAAAAGAAAACACGGTCTTTGCCCAAACTCGCGCTGTGGGCGCGGGGCGTCGCGGGTGGCGGTTTATTGCTCGTCCCTGGCCCAGCGGGCCACTGGAATGATCCACTCGGGCAGGGGCTGGTAAAACAGCCCGTGCCCCTTGCTCGATCTGATGCGGGTTTCCTGGAAGACCAGTCCGCCGCCCGTGGCCTGCTCGACCGCACCCTGGCACGACCCGGCCTCCATGTCGTTGGCCGCGAAGACGGAGAGCATCCGCCCCTTGAGGCGCGCCCCCCGCTTCTTGGCCAGGAACTGCTCGAAGGCGAAGCCGTTGCGGCCTGTGCCGCACCCGGCCATGATCACGTAGCCCACCCTTGGGTCGCCCAGGCCTGACGAGACCAGCAGGGCCACAAAGCCGCCCTTGGAGTACCCGGCCACGGTGATGTTGCCTGGCGCGACGCCTGCGGCCATGAGGACGCGCATCCGCCTGATTACCTCGGCTGCGCTCCGGTTGGCGTTGTCCTGCATGGGGATGTCGTCGATGACGGTGAGCCCGCGGTCCTCGAAATGGGCCACGATGTCGCTGGTCTGGTATGCGCCGTACCGTGGGCTGACCGCGGGCGGCTCCCCGGCCTTGTGCGCGGGCTGGCCGTGCAGGTAGAAGAGATAGCGCGCCTGGGGATCGACCCCGGCCATGGCCTGGTCAAAGGTGATGGCCCGGACCGGATGGGGGGCGAGCAGCACGGCCAGGGACAGGACAAGGGCGAAGAACGGGACACGGCACGGCATGGCGGCTCCGGGGTTGCTAAGTGGAAGATCAGCCTAGCCGCCAGCCCGGCAAAAAGCAAAGGGGGCGTCGGATGACGCCCCCGTGCTTGTGGTGTCTGGTGGAGCGGCCTAGAAGCGCTCGTAGTCGTCCCTGTCCATGTCCAGGTCGACGCCGGCGGCCAGGGCGGGCGGTGCGCCCCGTCTGGCCTTGGCCGCCTTGGCAGCGTCCGAGCCGGATGAGGCGGGCAGGGCGGTCCGCTGCCCGCGGCTGGCAGTCACTGTGGCCTTGCGGGTCTGGGGTCCACTGCCGTCCACCTTGAAGAAGGTCATGGCGTGGGCCAGGGCCTGGGCCTGGGCGGACAATTCTTCAGAGGTGGAGGCCATTTCCTCCGAGGCCGAGGCATTGCCCTGGATGACCTTGTCGAGCTGGCCGATGGCAAGGCTGATCTCGTTGACGCCCTTGTCCTGCTCCATGCAACTGGCTGTGATCTCCTGGATCAGTTCGGCGGTCCGGCTGATCTGTGGGACGAGCTCCTGGAGCATGCGCCCGGCCTTGTCGGCCACGCCCATGGAGGTGTCCGAGAGCTCGCCGATCTCCTCGGCGGCGTGCCCGCTGCGCTCGGCCAGTTGGCGCACCTCGGCGGCGACCACGGCAAAGCCCTTGCCGTGCTCACCCGCCCTGGCCGCCTCGATGGCCGCGTTGAGGGCCAGCAGGTTGGTCTGACGGGCGATGTCCTGGATGATGGTGATGCGCTCGGCAATGCTCTTCAGGGCGCTCACGGCCTCGGTCACGGCCAGGCCGCTCTCGCTGGCTCCCTGGGCGGCCTTGTTGGCAATGGTCTCGGTCTGCCGGGCGTTGTCCGTGTTGGAGCGCACGCCTGCGCTCATTTCTTCCATGGAGGCGGATATCTCCTCGATGGAGGAGGCCTGCTCGGTGACGGACTGGGACAGGGACTGGGCTGCGGCGGAAAGCTCCTCGCTGCCTGCGGACACGCCTTCGGCCACGGAGTTGACATCGCCCACCACCCGGTTGAGGTGGTTGGCCATGTCCGTCAGGGAGGAGGCAAGCTGGCCCACCTCGTCGTCCTGGCTGATGTCCACGGTGGCGCGCAGGTCGCCGGTGGCCACGGTCTGGGCGAATTCCATGCCCTTGCGCAGCGGGCCGATGATGCCTCTGGCGATGATCCAGGCCAGGAACACGCCCAGGACCACGGCCACGGCGTTGAAGATGACCACGCCGGACTCTGTTTCCGAAGCGTGTTTCAGCATCACCTCGTCGGTCATGATGTCCCTGGAGATGACGGTCATGCTCTCGTTGAGCAGTCGCTGGACCTGGTTCAGCTCCGGGATGGTCACGGCGGCGAACACCTGTTTGGCCTCGTCATATCCCTTCTGGCGGCTGTCGAGCAGGCCGATCATGCCGTCGATGGCGGCCAGGGTCTCCTGGGCCAGGGGCGCGGTGGTGTCCATGAAATAACGCAGGGCGGCGGTCCTGTCCCCCTCTTCCAGCAGCTCGTTGATCTCGATGGCGGACTCGTGCAGGGCGGCATGGGGGTCAAAGATGGCCTGCACCCGCGTCCCGAACTCCGGGTCCGCGCGCATCTGCCTTTCGGTTTCGGGCGCGTAGAGCCACACGCCCAGGTTGCACTTGTGCGGATCGGTCTGCACCGTGGCAGCCTGCCCGGACTGGCTGAGGAAGGTGTCGCGGATGACGGCCATCCAGTTGAGGTGGTCGAGTTTCTTCTCGCGCAGATAGGAGCCGAGCTGCACGTCAGCCGGGGCATACTTGCTCCCGATCTCCACTGCAGAGGCGTGGAGCGCGTTGTGGTGGGCCTCGATCTCGGCCAGGAGCGGCTTGATGCCCGGCACCATCTGCTCGGCCTTGATTCTGGCGTCGCTGTAGTACCATTTGCCAAAGGCGCACTGGCGGGGGTCGGTCTGCACGTCCAGAGTGTGGACGTCGGTGTTGGTCAGCAGTTCATTGACCTTTTCAGCCCATTTGAGGTGATCGACCACCTTTTCGGTGAAATTGCCGCGTAGGGCGTTGCCGCCGATCACCTCCTCGGCATCGCCCACGATGCTGGTGATGCCGAAGAAGGCCCAGCCGCCAAGGGCGACAATCAGCAAAAGAAGTGTCCCGAAACCAATGCCGAATTTGACGCAAAGTTTGCAATCTCTCCAACGCATGGAACCCCCCTCAAGTGTGATCGACGTTTCCCTCGGCTTTTGCCGTATCAGCTTGGACAGCTTTTCCCCAGGTCAGGACAGTATGATCGGGTCTATGGCATCGATTCTGGCTGATAGATATTATATTGTTTTTATAATGCGGCGATGCCACGGCGGTTGTCGAAGTCGGGCATTGCCAAGGGGTGGTTCGGGCTGTCTGGAAAGGGGCTGGCAGGGGGCGCGGCTGCTGGGGGTATGCGGGGTATGGTGACGCTTATCGGTCGCTTTATTTTTCAGTGATTTCTGTCCGGAATAACATTTTTTTTAATAAAAAATCAAGCTGCCCGGAACTGTTCGAACCGGGCGAGGGCTGCCTCTTGAACTGCGTGGCGCACCTCGGCCATGGTCTTGAAGTTGTCGAGCAGCAGGGTGACGAGGTCCGCGTCCAGGGAGCCGGTTCGGGCCATGTCGCGCAGCACTGCCGTGGACTGGGCCGGGGTCATGCCCTGCCTATAGGGTCGGTCCTCGGTGATGGCCGTGAAGACATCGGCCACGCCCATCACGCGGCTGCCCAGGGAGAGCTGGTCGCGGCTCAGGCCGCGGGGATAGCCGGAGCCGTCTGTCCGCTCATGGTGCTGGCTGGCCCAGTCGGCAATGTCCTCAAGGCCCGGTACGGTGTGCAGAATGGTTTCGCAGACCGAGGCGTGGTGGCGCACGGTGGCAAATTCGTCTGGGGTCAGGGTGCTTGGCTTGTCCAGCAGCACGACCGGCACGGCCAGCTTGCCTATGTCGTGCAGGTTTGCCGCCAGCCGGATGCGTTCCTGGTCCTGGCCGGTCATGCCCGTCAGCCTGGCCAGAGTGGCAGCGGTTTCGGCCACGCCCTGGGAGTGGGTGGCCGTGTGGCGGCTCCTGAAGTCGATGATCAGGGAGAAGAACCTGGAAAACTGGATCAGTTGATCGTGGGGGATGACATCATCGGCCAGAGGGGTGTCGATGCCCTCGCGTACGTGGTCCCAGGGGGCGGACATGCGGTCCCAGAATGCGGCGCTGGCCGAGAGGTCGAGAAAGGCGGTCACGGCCTCGGGCGCGAAGATGGCGCCCGCGTTGGCCCTGATGGTTTCGCGGATGCGCTGTCTGTCGATTCGTCTCGGTCCCTTGTGGTTGAGCACATCCACCCGGTCCACCAGATTGACGATGTTGGCCAGCAGGGGAACCATGGGGTCGCGGTATGCGGGCAGGCGGCGCCAGGGGGTGTGGTGGAGCAGGACCAGCTCGGCCACGCGGTCCAGGATCGGGTGCAGCTTGAGCAGCCGGTATCCGGCGCGGGCGTGGTCCGTGTGGTCGGTGTCGAAATCAAGCCCGTCGAGCCGCAGATCGAGGGAGAACGCGCCGATGTCGTGGAGCAGCGAGGCGTTCAGCAGGTCCGTGGTGTCGCGCAGGCCAAGGCCCATGGCCCCGCCGACCGCTACGGCCCCGACGCCCACCCGCCGGTGGTGGCCCGTGACCGTGGAACTGACATAGTCCAGGGCACCCGAGGCCCCGTTGATCAGGTCGAGCAGGTGAATGTCTTTCATGAGATTTTGGTTCCGTGGCCGGATGCCCGACCATGAGTCAGGGTGTTCACGGTGCCTTCCCGGCCGGTGTGCGCCTGCGCCTCTCCGTGTGACGATGCCATGCGGCAGCGCCCGTGTCTGTCAAGAATCCGCAAGGTGCGCCGGACAGGGCAAGATACCCTGGCAGGTATCGGCGGATGACCAAGATTTAGTGCGTCCCCTGGAAGCTGTCAACCCCGCCATATGTGTCATTTTCACCTTGTTGTGCCCCTCCTGCACCCGTTTTCGGCTGATGGCCCAAGGGGGTGCTACGCTTGTCCGGTCCGGGAGAATCCCTCTTCTGGCCCGCGCGATGGTGCGCCAAACTGCGACAAGGAGGAGTTATGGCCAACAGTGTCATTGAAATCTGCAACAACGCCCTGCTGGACCTGGGGGAGGACGCGATCATGTCCCTTGGCGACGAGAGCAAGGCCGCCGGGCTGTGCAACCACCGCTGGCCCGCGGTGCGCGACGCCGTGCTGCGTGCCCACCCGTGGAACTGCGCCACGGCCCAGGCCGAGCTGGCCGCCGGGGCGGCCACACCCCTGTGGAAGTGGGAGTGCCGTTACATGCTGCCCGTGGACTTTCTGCGCATCGTCAGGATCGTGGGCGGCGGCGGCAGCCAGATCCAGGACTGGGAGATCCAGGGCGGCGTGGTCCTGTGCAACGAGGAGGCACCCATCTACATCGCCTATGTGCGCCGCGAGACTGATCCCAGGAGATACGACGCCCTGCTCGACGAGACCCTGGCCGCACGGCTGGCCGCCACCCTGGCCTATCCGCTGACCGGCTCCACTGCGCTGGCCCAGTCCTGCTGGAACCTCTACCAGGACAAGCTCAATGAGGCGCGCGGCGTGGACGCCCGCGAGGGGGTGCCGGAATCCATCACGCCCACCAACTGGCTCGGAGCCAAGATGGGCAGCCGCTGACCGGCTGGGGCTGTCTGCGGCTACTCCGGGCAGACAGCCCTGGCAAAGAAGCGGCAGGTGCGGTCCTGCCACCAGATGAAGCCGAGCTCGGCGTCCGCGTACCATGCGGCGGTGAACGCCTTGGTGTCGCCGCTCCACAGCCGCGCCTTGCGCGGGTCGAACACGGGCGACTGGCAGGAGTGGCCCGGCTGCCCGGCCTGGCTGAACAAGGTAGCCAGCTCGGCCACCGTGGGCAGCCGCCAGCCGGTGCGCCCGCCGTAGGCGCGCTCGTTGAGCCGGGCAGCGTGGGCATGGGCGCGCTCCCAGGTCAGGGGATAGCGCGAGCCGTGCTTTTCCCAGGCCAGTCCGGTCCTGCCGTCCGGCCCGGCCTCGCGCACTGTGCCGTCGCCGTTGTCGATGAACCGCCCGCCCCCGGCCTGTCTGGGCCGCCAGAGCTCGTCCAGGTCAAAGCAGGTCCGCGCGTCACGCTGGCCGCATTTGAGCGGCTGGCCGCGTACAGTTCCGCTGGTGCGGGGCGGCGGCTCGTCCAGCAGGTCTGCGCCGGAGCAGGCCGCGTCGCGGGCGGCGCGCCAGGTGTGCTCCATTTCGTCCAGCCCGTGGAGCATGGCCTGGGCGTCGGCAAAGCGGTCGAGGGGGTTTTTGGCCAGGGCGCGGGCAAAGAAGCCGTCCCAGTCCGGGCCGAGGAGGTCGGGGTCGGTCA from Pseudodesulfovibrio aespoeensis Aspo-2 includes the following:
- a CDS encoding S24 family peptidase; this translates as MGFTEDVREALLSRIGRGKRYPNNKRMADELGIDPSQLNRFLKQERGLNADSLGHILDRIGVSLVFGDEPADAAREVCFRLPEKTQAIGAPDPQPDDYLAVPLASSPVAAGPGLIPEDKVEGWVLVWRHQESIRFRSNLVAVEIGKNELSMVPTLHPGDIVLVDRNDRDPSPAGKIMLVCEPGPEGGTMVKRVNTKRLDGDLELIFYSDNSRDFPPVTYRLGRDYDDDITRAIGGNVVWAWSDMTRK
- a CDS encoding 2-amino-3,7-dideoxy-D-threo-hept-6-ulosonate synthase yields the protein MHIGKAIRLERIFNRDTRRTIIVPMDHGVTVGPIPGLEKMRDTVTSLVAGGANAGLVHKGQVKLGHRMQGRDFGLIVHLSAGTVLSPFPNVKRLVTTVEEAIRLGADGVSVHVNLGDETEGQMLADLGAVAASAAEWGMPLLAMVYARGPKVRDEYAPQMVAHCARVGAELGADVVKVNYTGDAESFARVVECACVPVVIAGGPKLDSTRDFLSMVRVSIDAGGSGLSVGRNVFQHRDPTRLVQVLNRVVHEGMSVDEALDGFEDVQ
- a CDS encoding SH3 domain-containing protein — protein: MIKIPFSGVSCLHPVRSVWRGACLPARSLACGLTILLTLLLALGACSPRLKDGPVADLLTLHQDAGAYHGLDPDTLLVSQEAQAASYTSFLDAHFAPWGRTKALITADEAYWGFAAYGNARIYGENTLPRAPEWLENMREYARQDQYPSMSRRAIAVTNANMRVLPTSPPSFHDPSRAGEGFPFDIMQNSLLLAGTPLLATHTSADRAWVLVESRFTFGWVRATDIAWVDDGFEKFFRTGSYGTITRDDVPVLDCDGNYRFTTHIGAILPMLEGGFGNNGIAFVIPVRGQRGEAVAQVAFLPESVAQNAPVPATPANFTRLINAMLGRPYGWGGLYEGRDCSQAVMDLMAAFGIMLPRNSSPQAKVGEVVTLAGLDRQSKKQVIMDRATPFLTLVGKPGHIMLYLGQLDGEPVVFHAVWGLKTMTGDKPGRKIIGGAVITTLEPGLELPTLARPEGIILETVTSINTLCAPASTDGK
- a CDS encoding flavin reductase family protein, producing the protein MKKSLGAATLAQPTPTWAVGSYDTDGKPNAMIAAWGGICSSQPPCLTVSVRPGRHTFAGIMHHKAFTVSVCPQWLVAEADYLGIVSGRKTDKFAATGLTPVRSELVDAPYIDEFPLVIECALIHTYELGAHTMMVGEIKDVKCDHDKLLEDKHPDLTKVLPLIYAPGAGTYHGVGPALAKGFSAGKKFMK
- a CDS encoding HEAT repeat domain-containing protein, which encodes MQFAIRHISLCALCLLILAAPGLAAPASDPIRPLAVALGGTDPAARNEAAARIRAMGLAAMAGLTDTVRTGSAAERRGAALGLGLLPAPELAGDAILAALADPDMAVRSMGAHSAAVAGPPLAPRLVDLLSDPDARTRDAAAYALSLMGARAVPALADGLTAADPFARSKAAWMLGHMGDAAQPAVPALIRALDIDDPRVVHVVAEAIDLIGPPPALVWHHLMLLGARPTGFPLARMGSGAAPVLVQLLDRPGTPLAQIAFRALLAIGPDAAPALYRAVETGTPSQRTGAALLLSDIDPDSVLTLPDDLRLSLSGARHDQ
- a CDS encoding DUF5675 family protein, with translation MTDKFELIRLESNEAGTFGALCHGGQVFCLTLEPPDRNNAPDISCIPAGRYNCRRVRSPRFGPTFEVTGVPGRTHILFHQGNVAADTNGCVLLGSRYGALGRVRGVLDSGAAFGAFMARCDGLDGFELTISRTQGEG